The nucleotide sequence GAGTGCGAAATTCAAGTGGTGAAAAAAAGAGGATTGCTTTTGGGGATTTTATTTTGACTTTAGAATTCTCTCCCTTTTGAAAGTATACGGTATATGACTTTAATTTTCTCTTAGAGGCTTTTATGGAGAGATAGGTGTATATTTTGTATTCTATCTAATGATTAAAAATCCTAGCTAGCCTTTTCTTTGCAGGTTGAGACTAGTGACTATTATGTATATATCTTATTATGTATCTACTTATCGAGTCTTGGGATTTTTTTTGCTTTTGTATACGACGCTTATCGCTTTAACACGTCCATGTGTGTTTAATGATTtttgatgtttaattttcttCACGGGCTCCTAGTTTTAATACTATCCTTCTATAATTTTATATGTAACTCCAAGTCTAAGTGTAGTAATGCCTCGCCATCATTGagttacgacttaagcgtaaagctctgtgtggtagggtgttacacttctaactattaaagatgaagaacgaaactcaaTCTGatctattaaaaaatattaataaatattataatctTAGAAAGAAAAATTATTTGCTGTAATAATTTAATGGAAAGTATTTGTATCTTTTTCTTATAACTTTAAAGATTTTCAATGTACAATTGAGAAGGAGAGAgtgtattttttttggtgactgaacataacacaaagaaaaaagacCTAAGAAAAAGAGTAGTATTTCTCTttaataataatgtctaaattattaggaGGCAGTAACCACTCTAGATACACCTGCTTGTTTAAAACAGCAGTCTTAGCCATTAAATTAGCCGCTCTGTTTGCTGTTCGCTGGATGAGCACTAAAGTAGCTGTCCAATTGCGCTAgagcatctctttgattttgtcaagcagatcagagtcattcctaatcatgctggttgtgcctcgcgaaacaagaagaaacgcatcaagattatcagtttcacatatgacttctttgcactcgcaatcccaagccataacaaatcctctccaaatagcatgaagctcacaacagagaacactagaaagaggtatactggcagaacaaccttttatccaaattcccatgctgtctctaataatacatccaaagtcagctaattgctcattttcaaaaacgcttgcatcgcagttcactttacagacattcattggaggtggttcccagttatatttcaaagaagaaggaataatatATTTTTGGTTGATAACAACATTAGAGAAATCTCGAGCAGCATGTTTAACTAAGTGAACAATTTTCTCCTTACTCCATGGATCATCTTGGTGGAAGATGTCATTTTTCCTAtccctccaaatccaccaaaaggCCGCTGCAAAGAGAAACTCATTTTTGTTGAGGTTAGAACGAATCCAAGACACAAAATCCAAACTAGAGTCCTTAGCGGTCATTCCCAAATTTAAGCTAATCCAAATCTGACGAGCTTTTTGGCAAGTCCTAAAGTAGTGGTTAATATCCTCTAGAGCAAGATAACATCTCTgacaaaaatcagaagtagaaaTACCTCTTTGAAACTGGTAACTAGCTGTGGGAACTCCGTTGTTGAGGCAAAGGCAGAGCAGACACTTTATCTTCTCCGGTATTCTcaagcgccaaagccaaagccaattttcattatcattctagccaaatttcttcttcaatagccATTCATACCCGCTTTTAGTCGAGTAGGTGAAAGTATTTGAGTTTGTCCAAAACCAACCTGTTTTATTTCCTGCCTGCTTGATAGGATCAAAGAGCATCAAAGCAAGTTTAACTTCTTCCGAAATCATTGTGCAAAGAATATCCCACCACCAATGCCGATGGTGCCAGACATCTTCTAACTTCAAGTGAGAATCAGAAATGTGTACAAAAAGAACCAAAGGAGCTAGCGTTCCACATGGTCGCCAAGCATGATACCAAAAGGATTGAGACATCCTGCCTGTACACCAATCAAAACCATCACgaagcttttctattgtcttataaATCGCTCGCCAAGTGCTTGAAACATTATTAGAAAAATTGGGTGAAAAGCAAGAACTCCCAGATAAATATTTTGCCAACATAATTCTTACCCAAAGCTTATCTTTATTATGCAATAATTGCTAAACAAGCTTTCCGAGTAAAGCAAAATTTACACATTGAGTATCTCTAATTCCCAAGcctccatattttcttggagTGACAACTTTGCTCCACTTGACTAAATTTAAGCAACGCTCCCCCGCCTTTCCCTTCCACAAGAATTGTCTAAGCACGGAATCAATCTTTTGACAAACCGAAGTAGGAAAAAGAGTCACTTGCATCTGATAAATAGGAAGAGAAGAAGCAACAGATTTAATTAAGCAAAGTCTGCCTGCTCTGTTAAGGAGCCGACCTTTCCAACTAGCCAGTCTATTCTTGATCTTCTCTAAAGAGTCCGAAAAATAGATCTAGCAGCTCGAGGATGATTAAGGTTCACCCCCAAGTATTTGCCTAGGTCACTAGTAAAAGAAATATGAGAAACACCAGACAACATATCCTTCCTTCTATTAGAGATATTTCTAGAACAAATAGCTTTAGATTTTTCAATGTTAACCTTCATACCTGAAGCTTTACAGAACAACTCCAAGATGTGCACAACATTCTAAACTTGACTTTTCTTCGCTTTACAAAAAAGGAGGAggtcatctgcaaacatcaagtGAGAAACTCTAGGTCCCCCTCTAGAAACACCCATACCATCCCAAATACCCTCGTCAACTTGTTTGGAAATGAAGCACGCCAATCTCTCCATGCACAAAACAAATAAATACGGAGAAATTGGATCTTCTTGCCTGAGCCCTCTGCGAGGTTGGAAGCTGTccaatctattcccattccaAATGATGGAAAGATTTGAGGCCTGAACACAATTCATTACAAGCCGAATAATTAGAGAAGGAAAGCCAAAAGATTCAAGAGTATGCTCAAGAAAATTCCAATcaactctatcataagccttttctaaatcaatcttaaaagccATAACTCCTTTTCTAGACTTTGTCCGCTTAAGAAAGTGAAGAACTTCTTGGGCGACAATAATATTATCAAGTGCTCCTCTACCATGAATAAACCCTCCCTGAGTTGGGCTAACAATCTCATCCAAAAATGGTCGTAATCTATTAACCAGCACTTTAGTCACTAGCTTATAAATTACATTACAAAGGCTTATTGGCCGAAAATCCTTCAATCTAGTTGGAGGGTCGCACTTAGGgataagaacaatcaaagtttccAACAAAGAATGGCTTAACATCTCCCCTAAGAATGCTTTCTGAACAGTACGCCATATCTCATGACCCACCACATCCCAATATTCCTTgaagaaaaaaacttgaaaaccATCCGACTCAGGAGCTTTGAACGAGCTCATATTATCCAGAGCTTCTTTAACCTCCAACATTGTTACTGGTTTAGACAAATTATCACAAGCATCCTGGCTAAGAGATGGCATAGGAATTTCTCCCGTGCAATTAACCTCAATAGGCTCAgtagaacaaaaaatatttttgaagaaatGAACAACCTCCCTTTTGCAAAACTTCCGGATCATCAGACCAAGACCCATCACTGACTAGCAACCCATGAACCTTGTTAGATTTTCTTCTAAGGATGGTTTGCATATGAAAAAAGTTAGTATTTCTATCACCATACCgaactcattgatctcttgacTTTTGGTACCAAAGCAATTCTTCCTGGGCCAAAACTATATTATACTCAGCTCTCAATTCTTCCTCTTTGTGCTTCAGAATTGGATCATCGTCAGCTTCCATTTTCCGTTGAATACGATTCAAATACCCTCCAATTCcctctttttaataaaaatattggcGAAGACCGTAGAGTTGAATTCCAACGAAACTTCTTGGACCCCCAGCaacttcctatggatgccaaagtCTGTACTATCCCAAGATTTCTGAACAATGGCCTTGTAATCAGGATGCGTTGCCCATGCCGCTTGAAATCTAAAAGGCCGGTTTTCTTTCTTGATAAGAACTCCTTGACATCGGATAAGCAGGGGACAATGATCAGAGTGGGAACGGCTGAGAACTTCAACAAAAGCTTCTGAAAAAAGAAGGCGCCATTCTGTAGTACAACAAGCTCTATCCAATCTCTTTGCAATTTCTTTGTTTCCTTGAATTTTACGAAACCAAGTAAACCGTCTTCCAGAGGTTGTTAGATCAAAAAGACCACAAGAATCTAGAGTACTTGCAAAGATACTACTGCGATTTGAATAGAAATTACCCCCTTCACCTGATGAACActcaaaatatcattaaaatccCCAACCACCACCCACGGGTCCTGAATGCACAAACAATATCAAGCAGATGACTCCATAATTCTACTCTATTAGTGGCTTGAGGACTGCCATAAACCGCACTGCAGATCCATCTTCGCCCACCACCATCAATTTCCAAAGTTACATATTGATTCATAACCCAAATAATTTtacaagaaaattttaaattagcagAGAGGAACCAAATTCCTCCCTTgtgtccaacagcatctacaatcCCTACAGGATAATAGCCTAATCTCCCCCAAAATTCTTTCATAGTTTCAAACTCAATATGAGTttccaccaaaataaaaaaagttggtTGAAATTTTCGTACCAACTCCTTACAGTGCACCCGAGACATCTTATTTGATGCCCCCGTAACATTCcaactaataatatttaaatggTCACAAtccataaaaattaaattaaataattagaatgTTTAATTATTCTACCTCACGTTGATGGACCCCTGTCTCCAAGTGTCTCCTTGTGGACTTGCATCGCAGAACCATCATTCTTCTGTTGAGGTTGGGTCTCCAAGTTTGTTGTTGCACTAACTTTATCAAGCTCTTTTTGTACTCGAGAATCCATTGACAATGCTTCAGTCGGTGAGTTTTGAAGCGAAATAGGACGTTGCCTTTTGTGCCCTGCTTTAAAAGAGGGAGTACTCTGATCCATGAAAGCCACCTGAGTTGTTCCCAAAGAGTCAAGCGTGGATGGAAGATCTTTCTTTTCCTTAGGCCCCACCTTTGCATTTGATAAGGACTTCACCTTTCCATTTGATGAGGATCCAGTATGCATGCTATTAGACCCAAAAGAAAATTTCTTACTCACCAAATTGGAGCATATTACTACATTGACTTTTTTGGCACCACATTGTGGCCTTTACCCACTTTTTCCTTGCCTTTTCTACTAACTGTAAcacattcaccctctttttgcacGAGTATCCCTTTCCATACGTGAGTCTTGCAAATTATCATGCATAAGATCTGCTGCACCATGCTTCTCCATAATTGGAATTGATTTGGCattaattccaaattcaaaagttaaattttgattttttactgGGATTTGACTACCTTCTACCGTTTTCTCGTTGTTATCTACAGAAAAAAGTGACGACAAATTTTTCTCCTTCACCGTGCTTTCCTTCccaatgccattgttgttctcttTCGCACATTCTCTTGTGACATGCCCAAAGCAGCTACatttttcacaaattaaattcAAGTGCTCATATTCTATGTCATACATATGACCatcaatttgaattttttttataactggAAGTTCCAAGTTAATTTGCACACATGCTCTTGCATACTTTCCCCTCTCTGTAGACTTGGTGGCTAAGTCGATGCGGATCGGTTTGTCAACAGCTGACGCAATCATTTTCATGCTCTCTCTTGATAATAGTTAATGTTTAAACCTGTTATTCTTATCCAAACCATGGTAGACCCAAAAGTGTTTTCACAAGGTCTGAATGAAGAACTCCAAGGTTTAACCGCAACATAGCTTCCGGTAATCATCCACGGTCCTCCAAGGAGAACTTTCTCTCTATCCTCCAAGAGATCAAATTTGACTAAGAAATAGCCAAAACCGACATCTAGTACCTCATATCCTCCTTTGGTTCTCCAGACGCCTTTAAGCCTGTGCGTGATCGCTGTATAGCTAAAATTTTTTCCAAGAATTTTGATCACGATGGCATCTTTGTAGGACTCTGCCAAtatctcttttccttccttaGTGAACGTCACAATTGGTATTTCCAAATCGTCTTGCTTACTAACTACTGTAGCCATCTTATCCCCATCAAGAAAATCAGCAACCTCCAAAGCTCTCCTTGCTGAGGCACCAACAACTTTATTTTGTCCAGAAGACAAAATTAAATACTaaagttttttttaaattatgaagAGAGAgtgtatatatatagagagagtaaTTTCAGCATATCAGATTCAGATATACTAATACTAGTAAACAATTAAACATCAATAATTCACTTCCTTTGTATTCATGGAGAACCAAGATTATGTAGCGCTTATCGTTGGAGTCACAGGTATGGTTGGGTTTAACATAGCCCAATCCTTGAAGAAGCCCGACTGCAAGGGAGGCGCATGGAAGGTTTACGGAGCAGCCCGCCGTCCCCCGCCCGCCACCTGGTTTCCTGCTTCCATCGTGGATGATTTCATCAGCTTCGACGCCGTCGATGCCGCCAACACACAAGCCAGCCTCTCCCCCATAGCCCACGAGGTCACACACCTCTTCTGGGTGGCTCTTCAGTTTCAGGAAGACGAAGAAGCCAACATTGCCACCAACAAAGCCATGCTCCACAACGTTCTCACCACACTCAAATCTTCCCCTTCTTCCCGCCTCACCCACGTAACCCTCCAAACCGGGACAAAACACTACATGGGCCCAATTTTTGACCCGGCCCGGTCAACTCAACTCTTGAGCCATGATCCCCCGTTTCACGAGGACATGCCCCGACTACCGTACCCAAACTTCTACTACGCTCAGGAGGATCTCCTTGCGTCCCACGCGCCTTCTCTGACGTACTCCGTTCACCGATCCTCCATCATAATCGGCGCGTCTTCAAGGAGTGCAATCAACACGCTGGTTATGCTTGGGGCTTATGCCGCGGTTTGCCGCCACCTTAGGTTGCCGTTTCGTTACCCAGGAACACGGTACACGTGGGAGCATTTTTGCGACATGACAGACTCCGAGGTGTTAGCACAACAGCACGTGTGGGCTGCGGTTACGGACAACGCCAAGAACCAAGCGTTCAATTGCACCAACGGCGACTTGTTTACGTGGAAGAGAATGTGGAAAGTGCTGAGTGAGGTTTTTGATGTTGAGTTTGTTGGGTTTGATGAGAATGATGAAGATAGGGTTGATTTGGTGGAGTTTATGAGAGACAAAGACGAGATTTGGGATGAGATTGTGGAAAAGTATGGACTTGTCAAGACTAAGCTAAAAGACTTTGCATATTATGAAGCCTTGAAAGTCGTCTTACATTTTGACTTTCAACATGTGTCTAGCATGAATAAGAGTAAGGAATATGGTTTCTTTGGCCACGCCAACACCTTCAAAAGGGTCACATTCTGGGTTCACAAACTGCGCTGCATGAAGATCCTACCCTAGCTATAGTAATATAGATAGATATCTTATTAGTCTATTGTTATGGTGAAAATAAAACGCAACAAGCTAGGGGATTCCCTTTATTCCAGCAATTAAATTCAACTATGTGATGAACTTTAATCAACTATTGAAAGCATATCCAGTTGATGTTAGAaacttcttattttatatattttttaaaaattgtcctCTCATTATAGAATGGTGTCTAGCCCAGCCTTTTTGAGAGTTCATATATCATCATCAAGATAGGCCAAAGTTAGCTAACATTAGCTACTCCTGGGAAGAAAACCATATTTGGCAAATTGATAAACTCAGTAACTAGAAGTTAATTTTTTAGACATTATCGTAATTAGTATATTAATAAATAAGAATACTAATGGTATActaaaatcaataaattaatacatacacacacatatatatatatatatattatttttaatatatattttatattaataattaattttaataactaattttaatgtcATTGTTTTTTATATTAAACTTGAATAAACATGTTTGTATTATATTACAATTCAtccactaatataaaatatatattaaaatataaatatacattaaaaataaactaaaccacacatatatttatacacaaatatattaatagttgattttaataactgattttgaTATATAAATAGCATTTTCCATCGTTAAAACAGGCCAAAGTTAGCTAACATTAGCTACCCCTGGGAAGAAAACCATATTCggcatgtttaatttaatttattttaaatatatatatattttaaattttaatatatattttatatttataattaattttaatagttgATTTTAATATAGCGCGCGTGAGTTAGTAATAAATAATGATAATTGGACAATTTAGTTAACGATATATTTTACTTACCTATCTCTTGAGCAAAAATTAAGTGAACAACGCAATTCATTAATAgtctaatattaaaaatattctcCTTTTAAAATGATATAGTGAATAATGTTGACGTGTGATTATATTAATATTGGGCTAAaagaatattaaaaaattatNNNNNNNNNNNNNNNNNNNNNNNNNNNNNNNNNNNNNNNNNNNNNNNNNNNNNNNNNNNNNNNNNNNNNNNNNNNNNNNNNNNNNNNNNNNNNNNNNNNNNNNNNNNNNNNNNNNNNNNNNNNNNNNNNNNNNNNNNNNNtctattttttttgtttagtaATGTAgtgatatattttattttatatttttaagttttaaatattaatgattaaataataacaaaaaacaataaattctgatagtcttttaatattttaaaaaaaaaattttctgaaACCATATTTTTAGATAATACTATAAtgagattttatttttagaaaatgatAAATAAGTCTCTAACTTTTTGTCTCACGAATATTTTAGtccctaataatttaaaaatacttttaaccTCACATTTTTAAAAGTAGGACAAATTAATTTCTCCTTAAAAATTGGGTATGAGGAGACATTTGTACAGAGAAATTAATTtatctaacttttaaaaaaataaaaaatttaaaaatatttttaaatagttaaaaataaaaatatctgtaCAATAAAAACTATTTTCATATCACCCGAGATTAAGTCcggttaataattaaatttagattcctatgaaaataattaaataagtaatcctctactttattttgtttttgtacaACAGACAAAGAGCCGGCGGCTATAGACCTATAGTTGATAAGTTTATATCATGGTGGTTTAGGTTAAGAGGTTTTTTTAAGTGTCACATATACTAATGCGATTAGAAAAGAAAGACAGAAGGTTACTTGAATTAagtatttttatactaaatttcatttttttaatctttaatcTGAAGACTTAATTAAACATCATTATAAATCTGAAACCACTCCAAATTTATATCCATTTAAAAACCTCACTCATTCGTCATTTGTTATAAATCTTTtatataacaaaattaattttaatatatttacaGTATAAAAAAGtttatattattatttgattatatatttttaataataaatttaaaatttaattaaatttttaatttataatatacaATTGATTATTGTATATTtacattaaaaatacataaaaaaaataaattttaaaagaatatatttaataaaaaaatcagcATTATTAGTGCTAACTTAGGCTTCTGCACCGTAACCATATATAGTTAAATTATGAGGTGTTCTTTTTGGTATGAAATTagtttttttcatatatattttttcaatCTCTCCATTGAAAAAGATTCAAAAGCTACAGTTTTGTTATGCTTGTAACAAAATTATGACCTTCATGTATCTCGAGCTATTATTGCAGTTATTAAAAACAGGTTCATCAGATTCTTAAGTTAAGAGCTTCATCATGTTTTTTGTGAAATAAATGTTTGTACTGATCATGTAGCGACCAAAAGACATAATTCACTATTAGTAGTCATTGCTTTTATAATTTATCAtcctgtttttctttttgttttgt is from Arachis ipaensis cultivar K30076 chromosome B01, Araip1.1, whole genome shotgun sequence and encodes:
- the LOC107639039 gene encoding 3-oxo-Delta(4,5)-steroid 5-beta-reductase, which encodes MENQDYVALIVGVTGMVGFNIAQSLKKPDCKGGAWKVYGAARRPPPATWFPASIVDDFISFDAVDAANTQASLSPIAHEVTHLFWVALQFQEDEEANIATNKAMLHNVLTTLKSSPSSRLTHVTLQTGTKHYMGPIFDPARSTQLLSHDPPFHEDMPRLPYPNFYYAQEDLLASHAPSLTYSVHRSSIIIGASSRSAINTLVMLGAYAAVCRHLRLPFRYPGTRYTWEHFCDMTDSEVLAQQHVWAAVTDNAKNQAFNCTNGDLFTWKRMWKVLSEVFDVEFVGFDENDEDRVDLVEFMRDKDEIWDEIVEKYGLVKTKLKDFAYYEALKVVLHFDFQHVSSMNKSKEYGFFGHANTFKRVTFWVHKLRCMKILP